In Aspergillus luchuensis IFO 4308 DNA, chromosome 1, nearly complete sequence, the following are encoded in one genomic region:
- a CDS encoding uncharacterized protein (COG:G;~EggNog:ENOG410QDAM;~InterPro:IPR020846,IPR011701,IPR036259;~PFAM:PF07690;~TransMembrane:12 (i32-52o72-89i101-121o127-148i160-182o188-211i237-258o270-288i300-319o325-345i366-386o392-417i);~go_function: GO:0022857 - transmembrane transporter activity [Evidence IEA];~go_process: GO:0055085 - transmembrane transport [Evidence IEA]), with amino-acid sequence MDTELSVYSTFSEETTEQEDDSIYYPEGGLQAWLVVFGAWCAMVPALGLMNTAGTLHIWTSTHQLRDYPESSYGWIYGAYGFFLYFAGAQSGPILDTWGPTYIILPGSVGMVVSLVCLSFSKEYYQIFLSFSVLGGISASALFTPAVAAIGHWFNVRRAFVTGLACTAGGLGGVIFPAIIYFNAPKIGFGWSIRIIALLSLVLCAIACLLIRTRLPLGKETGGSALADFKALKDPKYAVTTAAIFLADFAVFVPNTYLSSYAVHVGLSNTVSYLLLVFLNIGLIPGRLLPGLAADRLGRFNMMVVTSLVCSILTLALWYKSGSSLGAIVCYAVLFGFWSGAAMSLSPVCISQICATEDYGARTGTTYTIASLGVLTGIPIAGAIIQRDHGQYGGLIIFAGVLYLAAAAVFAVARAICRGWSLKTRF; translated from the exons ATGGATACAGAGTTGTCGGTCTACTCAACTTTCTCCGAGGAAACCACcgagcaagaagatgataGTATATACTACCCGGAAGGAGGTCTCCAGGCATGGCTGGTGGTCTTCGGCGCATGGTGCGCTATGGTCCCAGCCTTGGGCTTGATGAACACTGCGGGGACGCTCCATATCTGGACCAGCACCCATCAGCTCAGAGACTACCCGGAGTCGAGCTATGGCTGGATTTATGGTGCATATGGATTCTTCCTTTACTTCGCAGGGGCCCAAAGTG GGCCAATCTTGGATACATGGGGCCCAACCTACATCATTCTTCCAGGGTCCGTCGGCATGGTAGTATCGTTGGTATGCCTCAGTTTTAGTAAAG AATACTATCAGATCTTCCTGTCTTTCAGCGTTTTGGGAGGAATATCGGCTAGTGCTCTGTTCACTCCGGCTGTTGCAGCAATCGGCCATTGGTTCAACGTCCGTCGAGCATTTGTCACTGGACTTGCTTGCACAGCTGGAGGACTCGGGGGTGTGATCTTCCCTGCGATCATCTACTTCAATGCGCCAAAGATCGGATTTGGCTGGTCGATCCGGATCATTGCACTCCTGAGCCTCGTCCTCTGTGCTATCGCGTGTCTTCTGATCAGGACCCGGCTACCTCTCGGCAAAGAAACCGGAGGCAGTGCGCTAGCAGATTTCAAAGCACTGAAAGATCCCAAGTACGCCGTCACCACAGCCGCAATATTTCTTGCTGACTTTGCCGTGTTCGTACCAAACACATACCTTTCTTCATATGCAGTCCACGTGGGGTTGAGCAACACAGTTTCATACTTGTTGCTTGTCTTCCTGAACATCGGACTGATCCCTGGCCGTCTGTTACCGGGTCTAGCTGCTGATCGCTTAGGGAGGTTCAACATGATGGTTGTTACCTCCCTTGTATGCTCAATATTGACCCTTGCATTGTGGTACAAGTCTGGAAGTAGCTTGGGCGCAATTGTCTGTTATGCCGTACTGTTTGGCTTCTGGAGCGGAGCTGCCATGAGTCTGTCCCCGGTCTGTATCTCACAGATCTGTGCAACTGAGGACTACGGAGCGCGGACGGGCACAACGTATACCATCGCCAGTCTCGGCGTACTCACGGGGATTCCGATCGCCGGTGCAATCATCCAGCGCGATCATGGGCAGTACGGCgggctcatcatcttcgcgGGTGTGCTGTATCtcgcggcagcagcagtgtTTGCCGTAGCTCGGGCGATTTGCAGGGGTTGGTCGTTGAAGACCCGATTCTGA
- a CDS encoding tRNA (cytosine-C5-)-methyltransferase (BUSCO:EOG09264FXB;~COG:J;~EggNog:ENOG410PFYD;~InterPro:IPR023270,IPR029063,IPR018314,IPR023267, IPR001678;~PFAM:PF01189;~go_function: GO:0003723 - RNA binding [Evidence IEA];~go_function: GO:0008168 - methyltransferase activity [Evidence IEA];~go_function: GO:0016428 - tRNA (cytosine-5-)-methyltransferase activity [Evidence IEA];~go_process: GO:0001510 - RNA methylation [Evidence IEA]), with translation MGKRGKKGGGGRERQNWQQVARENAKFESYYNEQGFIPEEEREAFWEAIRRDLPNSFRFTGSRGHALAVQEKLKNFYIPEITSIKYEGKDVEPPRPVPWYPDQLAWSMTTPKQVVRRFAPFASFQKFLVAETEVGNISRQEVVSMIPPLLLDVKPGMTVLDMCAAPGSKSAQLMEMIHAGEEESMQQVTAKVAEGTASAEPMGPEGLGDDGRTTGLLIANDADYKRAHMLIHQMKRLSSPNLIVTNHDATMFPSIKLPPEPAPEGKPVKNKYLKFDRILADVPCTGDGTARKNWGVWKDWNYNNALGLYATQVRILVRALQMLKVGGRVVYSTCSMNPIENEAVIASALERCGSANVRILDCSNELPGLKRASGLKTWKVMDREGRMYNSWKEVEERKEREGISGLGRVAEGMFPPTEDLPLDRCIRIYPHMQDTGGFFITVLEKVSEIRAKPEDSSKVIPKASIAALTEELDFKQKNGDGQPLEKISALDDLVAPDQEAEKEAEKNASVAQATHQIPYSATDQISPAKRDADSLEDELPAKRTKLEDGSEVVLGDRPVHAPAPVVESDTVETSDATPAPAESAKPAPAEAQPQAAPQKRKNGQPIEEPFKYLDPNQEELDPIYKFYEISERFPRDRFMVRNAEAIPARTIYYTSSLARDILTANEKQGMKFVHCGVKMFVRQDVQRPEVCRWRIQTDGLRILNPWLGPARAVTLTKKETLHRLLVEMFPKVDGDSWTELGEIGERVRDIPMGCSILHIKPDADETFHERMTLPLWRSLHSVNLMLPKEDRRAMLQRLFNDDTPLVNTTQKRAAQSSTPITPATEAVNGEETPATAPVETEEEVIKRENLQLGEDEQEQMDTRETYSKAGDEEDRFNTTV, from the exons ATGGGTAAGCGTGGAAAGAAG GGCGGCGGCGGTCGCGAACGTCAAAACTGGCAGCAAGTCGCCAGGGAAAACGCCAAGTTCGAAAGCTACTACAACGAGCAGGGATTTATCcccgaggaggagagggaggctTTCTGGGAGGCCATCAGGAGGGATCTTCCCAACAGCTTCCGTTTCACCGGGTCTCGTGG CCATGCGCTAGCCGTCCAGGAAAAGCTCAAGAACTTCTACATCCCCGAAATTACTTCGATCAAATACGAGGGCAAAGATGTCGAGCCTCCCCGTCCCGTTCCCTGGTACCCCGACCAACTCGCCTGGTCCATGACCACCCCCAAGCAGGTCGTTCGGCGCTTCGCCCCCTTCGCTTCGTTCCAGAAATTCCTCGTCGCCGAGACCGAGGTCGGCAACATCAGCAGACAGGAGGTAGTCAGCAtgatccctcctcttctgcttgaCGTCAAGCCTGGCATGACCGTTCTGGATATGTGTGCTGCCCCTGGTAGCAAGTCCGCGCAGCTCATGGAGATGATCCAcgccggcgaggaggaatCTATGCAACAAGTGACCGCGAAGGTGGCTGAGGGTACCGCTTCCGCCGAACCTATGGGACCGGAAGGTCTGGGTGACGATGGCCGAACCACCGGCTTGCTCATCGCCAACGACGCCGACTACAAGCGCGCCCACATGTTGATCCACCAGATGAAGCGACTGAGCTCACCCAACTTGATTGTGACGAACCACGATGCCACGATGTTCCCCTCGATCAAGCTGCCTCCGGAGCCCGCTCCGGAAGGAAAGCCCGTCAAGAACAAATACCTCAAGTTTGACCGCATCCTGGCTGATGTGCCTTGCACCGGTGACGGAACGGCGAGAAAGAACTGGGGTGTCTGGAAGGACTGGAACTACAACAACGCTCTGGGATTGTACGCCACTCAGGTCCGGATCCTTGTCCGCGCTCTGCAGATGTTGAAGGTCGGTGGCCGTGTGGTCTACTCCACTTGCAGTATGAACCCCATCGAGAACGAAGCCGTCATTGCTAGCGCTTTGGAGCGCTGCGGCTCGGCCAATGTCCGCATTCTCGACTGCAGCAATGAGCTTCCAGGCCTGAAGAGAGCCTCTGGTTTGAAGACATGGAAGGTCATGGACCGTGAGGGTCGCATGTACAACAGCTGGAAGGAGGTCGAAGAGCGCAAGGAGCGCGAGGGTATCAGTGGCCTTGGCCGGGTTGCTGAGGGCATGTTCCCCCCTACGGAGGATCTGCCCCTCGACAGGTGTATCCGTATCTACCCCCACATGCAAGACACTGGCGGTTTCTTCATTACCGTTTTGGAGAAGGTGTCTGAAATCCGTGCCAAGCCTGAGGATTCCTCCAAGGTCATCCCCAAGGCTTCCATTGCTGCCCTGACGGAAGAGCTCGACTtcaagcagaagaatggagaCGGCCAGCCTCTGGAAAAGATCAGCGCGCTGGACGACTTGGTTGCTCCTGACCaggaggctgagaaggaagcCGAAAAGAACGCATCCGTTGCCCAGGCTACCCACCAGATCCCCTACTCTGCTACTGACCAGATCTCCCCCGCCAAGAGGGATGCAGACAGCCTGGAAGACGAGCTTCCGGCGAAGAGGACGAAACTCGAGGACGGCTCCGAAGTTGTCTTGGGTGACCGCCCTGTTCATGCCCCTGCGCCCGTGGTCGAGTCCGATACTGTCGAGACCTCTGACGCgactcctgctcctgctgagTCCGCGAAGCCCGCTCCCGCAGAGGCTCAGCCGCAAGCTGCCCCTCAGAAGCGCAAGAACGGCCAGCCTATCGAGGAGCCCTTCAAGTATCTGGATCCCAACCAGGAAGAGCTCGACCCGATCTACAAGTTCTACGAGATCTCTGAGCGTTTCCCTCGGGACCGTTTCATGGTGCGCAACGCGGAGGCAATCCCGGCTCGCACCATTTACTACACCAGCTCTCTGGCCCGCGACATCTTGACCGCGAACGAGAAGCAAGGCATGAAGTTTGTGCACTGCGGTGTCAAGATGTTCGTTCGCCAAGATGTGCAGCGTCCTGAGGTCTGCCGCTGGCGCATTCAGACTGACGGACTGAGGATTCTCAACCCCTGGTTGGGCCCTGCTAGAGCCGTCACACTGACCAAGAAGGAGACTCTGCACAGACTGCTCGTGGAGATGTTCCCCAAGGTCGACGGTGATAGCTGGACGGAGCTTGGAGAGATCGGCGAGCGGGTCAGAGACATTCCCATGGGCTGCAGTATCCTGCACATCAAGCCGGATGCCGACGAGACTTTCCA TGAGCGGATGACCCTGCCTCTTTGGCGGTCCCTGCACTCCGTCAACCTCATGCTTCCCAAGGAGGACCGTCGCGCCATGCTTCAGCGTCTGTTCAACGATGACACTCCCCTGGTGAACACCACACAAAAGCGAGCTGCCCAGTCGTCGACGCCGATTACTCCTGCCACTGAGGCTGTCAACGGAGAGGAGACTCCAGCTACGGCTCCAGTCgagacggaggaagaggtgatcAAGCGTGAGAACCTGCAGCTgggcgaggatgagcagGAACAGATGGACACGCGCGAGACGTATTCGAAGGCTGGTGACGAGGAGGACCGCTTTAACACGACTGTATAA
- a CDS encoding zinc-dependent alcohol dehydrogenase (COG:Q;~EggNog:ENOG410PUA3;~InterPro:IPR013154,IPR013149,IPR036291,IPR011032, IPR020843;~PFAM:PF00107,PF08240;~go_function: GO:0016491 - oxidoreductase activity [Evidence IEA];~go_process: GO:0055114 - oxidation-reduction process [Evidence IEA]), with amino-acid sequence MTITEPTTSLPSHQRAAVRQGTGPTSTTTISTIPVERPGPGQILVKITWTGLCGSDKGLLHDEWAGFGVSMRPEAKGIAGHEGVGRVVAVGEGMEKRWKIGDRAGIKWIASVCGECEFCLTGTGEVNCINQKNSGFTMPGTFQEYCLADGRYASRIPYGVSDEEAGPMMCGGLTVYVACKRSNVKAGQWIVLPGAGGGLGHLAIQFARAMGMRIIAIDSGEEKRELCQRLGAEVFIDFQQTPDVAAEVMKVTKYGAHGIIVTAATKAVYAAAPGYLRPNGTMVAIGLPNDPTILAGAPPLMIALKKLNIVGSITGTLQDTQEALEFTARGIVHPVLTKGKLEDLDSWVDKMAKGQLAGRTVLQVSSDN; translated from the exons ATGACCATCACTgaacccaccacctccctcccctcgcACCAACGCGCCGCCGTCCGACAAGGCACCGGCCCGacctccacaaccaccatctcAACCATCCCCGTCGAGAGACCCGGCCCAGGCCAAATCCTCGTGAAAATCACCTGGACGGGTCTCTGCGGCTCCGACAAGGGCCTCCTGCACGATGAATGGGCCGGTTTCGGGGTAAGTATGAGGCCCGAGGCCAAGGGGATCGCCGGCCACGAGGGGGTTGGTAGAGTAGTTGCCGTAGGcgaggggatggagaagcGATGGAAGATCGGTGACCGAGCGGGAATTAAGTGGATCGCGAGTGTGTGTGGGGAGTGTGAATTCTGTTTGACGGGAACGGGTGAAGTGAATTGCATCAATCAGAAGAATAGTGGGTTTACGATGCCGGGGACGTTTCAGGAATATTGTCTTGCCGATGGACGGTATGCGTCTAGGATTCCGTATGGGgtgagtgatgaggaggctGGGCCGATGATGTGTGGGGGGTTGACGGTTTATGTGGCTTGTAAGAG GTCGAACGTCAAGGCTGGACAGTGGATTGTCCTCCCTGGTGCTGGAGGTGGGCTTGGTCACTTGGCTATTCAGTTTGCGCGGGCCATGGGCATGAGGATCATTGCTATTGATAGTGGCGAGGAGAAGCGCGAGCTGTGCCAGCGGCTTGGGGCAGAGGTGTTCATCGATTTCCAGCAGACGCCCGATGTGGCGGCAGAGGTCATGAAGGTCACCAAGTATGGTGCTCATGGCATTATTGTGACAGCGGCCACCAAGGCTGTTTATGCGGCGGCACCGGGGTATCTTCGGCCAAATGGCACGATGGTGGCTATTGGGTTGCCCAATGATCCTACGATCTTGGCTGGTGCACCGCCGCTGATGATAGCACTCAAGAAACTGAACATCGTGGGATCCATAACTGGTACTTTGCAAGACACCCAGGAGGCGCTGGAGTTTACTGCAAGAGGCATTGTTCAT CCTGTTCTAACCAAGGGCAAATTGGAGGACTTGGACTCATGGGTCGATAAGATGGCCAAGGGCCAGCTGGCTGGTCGTACTGTCCTTCAAGTGAGCAGTGATAACTGA
- a CDS encoding glycoside hydrolase family 35 protein (CAZy:GH35;~COG:G;~EggNog:ENOG410PGTY;~InterPro:IPR019801,IPR025300,IPR025972,IPR037110, IPR008979,IPR036833,IPR018954,IPR017853,IPR001944, IPR031330;~PFAM:PF13363,PF10435,PF01301,PF13364;~go_function: GO:0004553 - hydrolase activity, hydrolyzing O-glycosyl compounds [Evidence IEA];~go_process: GO:0005975 - carbohydrate metabolic process [Evidence IEA]), which produces MKLSSACAIALLAAHAAGASIKHRINGFTLTEHSDPAKRELLQKYVTWDDKSLFINGERIMIFSGEFHPFRLPVKELQLDIFQKVKALGFNCVSFYVDWALVEGKPGEYRADGIFDLEPFFDAASEAGIYLLARPGPYINAESSGGGFPGWLQRVNGTLRTSDKAYLEATDNYVSHIAATIAKYQITNGGPIILYQPENEYTSGCCGVEFPDPVYMQYVEDQARNAGVVIPLINNDASASGNNAPGTGKGAVDIYGHDSYPLGFDCANPTVWPSGDLPTNFRTLHLEQSPTTPYAIVEFQGGSYDPWGGPGFAACSELLNNEFERVFYKNDFSFQIAIMNLYMIFGGTNWGNLGYPNGYTSYDYGSAVTESRNITREKYSELKLLGNFAKVSPGYLTASPGNLTTSGYADTTDLTVTPLLGNSTGSFFVVRHSDYSSEDSTSYKLRLPTSAGTVTIPQLGGTLTLNGRDSKIHVTDYNVSGTNIIYSTAEVFTWKKFADGKVLVLYGGAGEHHELAISTKSNVTVIEGSDSGISSKQTSSSVVVGWDVSTTRRIIQVGDLKVLLLDRNSAYNYWVPQLATDGTSPGFSTPEAVASSIIVKAGYLVRTAYLKGSGLYLTADFNATTSVEVIGVPSTAKNLFINGDKTSHTVDKNGIWSATVEYNAPDISLPSLKDLDWKYVDTLPEIQSSYDDSLWPAADLKQTKNTLRSLTTPTSLYSSDYGFHTGYLLYRGHFTATGNESTFSIDTQGGSAFGSSVWLNGTYLGSWTGLYVNSDYNATYKLPQLQAGKSYVITVVIDNMGLEENWTVGEDEMKTPRGILNFLLAGRPGSAISWKLTGNLGGEDYEDKVRGPLNEGGLYAERQGFHQPEPPSGNWKSSSPLEGLSEAGIGFYSAKFDLDLPKGWDVPLFLNIGNSTTPSPYRVQVYVNGYQYAKYISNIGPQTSFPVPEGILNYRGTNWLAVTLWALDSAGGKLESLELSYTTPVLTALGEVESVDQPKYKKRKGAY; this is translated from the exons ATGAAGCTTTCCTCCGCTTGTGCTATTGCCTTGCTGGCTGCACATGCTGCTGGGGCGTCCATTAAGCATCGGATCAATGGCTTTACTCTCACGGAGCATTCTGACCCGGCCAAGCGGGAACTGTTGCAGAAATAC GTCACTTGGGATGATAAATCCCTCTTTATCAATGGCGAAAGAATCATGATATTCAGTGGCGAGTTCCACCCATTCCG ACTACCAGTAAAAGAGCTCCAGCTTGACATCTTCCAAAAGGTCAAGGCGCTAGGATTCAACTGCGTATCCTTCTATGTCGACTGGGCTCTCGTTGAAGGAAAACCCGGGGAATACAGGGCAGATGGCATTTTTGATCTGGAGCCGTTCTTCGACGCGGCCTCGGAAGCAGGTATCTATCTGCTCGCTCGTCCGGGCCCGTACATCAACGCAGAGAGTTCCGGTGGCGGATTCCCGGGGTGGTTGCAGAGGGTTAATGGCACTCTCCGCACAAGCGACAAGGCCTACTTGGAAGCTACTGATAA CTACGTTTCTCACATCGCTGCAACCATTGCCAAGTATCAGATTACCAATGGCGGTCCGATTATCCTGTATCAGCCCGAGAATGAGTACACTAGTGGCTGCTGCGGTGTCGAGTTTCCCGACCCGGTGTACATGCAGTACGTTGAAGACCAGGCTCGTAATGCCGGTGTCGTGATCCCGTTGATCAACAACGATGCTTCGGCTTCGGGGAACAACGCTCCTGGAACCGGTAAGGGGGCAGTTGACATCTACGGCCATGATAGCTATCC GCTTGGATTCGACTGT GCGAACCCTACGGTATGGCCCTCGGGTGACCTGCCTACCAACTTCCGTACCCTTCATCTTGAGCAAAGTCCGACAACGCCATATGCGATAGTTGAG TTCCAAGGTGGTTCGTACGACCCTTGGGGAGGACCGGGATTCGCTGCGTGCTCCGAACTCCTGAACAATGAGTTCGAAAGAGTGTTCTATAAGAACGACTTTAGCTTTCAGATTGCCATTATGAACTTGTACATG ATCTTTGGTGGAACTAACTGGGGCAACCTCGGTTATCCTAACGGATACACCTCCTACGACTATGGTTCGGCTGTGACTGAGTCCCGCAACATCACCCGCGAGAAGTATAGTGAACTTAAGCTTCTTGGCAACTTCGCCAAAGTGTCTCCGGGTTATTTGACGGCCAGTCCTGGCAATCTGACAACTTCCGGATATGCTGATACCACGGACCTGACTGTAACGCCTCTGCTCGGAAACAGCACTGGCTCTTTCTTCGTGGTCAGACATTCGGACTACAGCAGCGAGGATTCAACATCATACAAGCTTCGTCTTCCTACCAGTGCTGGTACCGTGACTATTCCTCAGCTTGGTGGCACGCTCACGCTTAATGGTCGCGATTCGAAAATTCACGTGACAGACTACAATGTCTCTGGAACGAACATTATCTACTCTACCGCCGAGGTCTTTACCTGGAAGAAGTTCGCTGATGGAAAGGTTCTCGTGCTTTACGGAGGTGCCGGTGAGCACCACGAGCTTGCCATTTCAACCAAGTCGAATGTCACGGTTATCGAAGGATCTGATTCTGGCATCTCGTCAAAGCAGACCTCCTCGTCTGTTGTGGTGGGCTGGGATGTGTCGACCACTCGCCGCATCATCCAAGTTGGCGACCTGAaggttcttctccttg ACAGAAACTCTGCCTATAACTACTGGGTGCCTCAACTTGCGACAGATGGCACTTCACCAGGTTTCAGCACCCCGGAGGCGGTCgcctcatccatcatcgtcaaagCGGGCTACCTTGTTCGGACTGCGTACCTCAAGGGCAGCGGACTTTACCTCACCGCAGACTTTAACGCAACCACTTCCGTTGAAGTCATCGGTGTCCCGTCTACGGCTAAGAATCTATTCATCAATGGAGATAAGACGTCGCACACCGTCGACAAGAACGGGATCTGGTCAGCCACTGTCGAATACAATGCCCCTGATATCTCTCTTCCCAGTCTGAAGGACTTGGACTGGAAGTATGTCGACACTCTTCCTGAGATCCAGTCTTCCTACGATGATTCTCTCTGGCCTGCCGCGGATCTCAAACAGACCAAGAATACGCTTCGGTCTCTGACGACTCCTACCTCTCTGTACTCATCCGATTATGGCTTCCACACTGGCTACTTGCTCTACCGCGGACACTTTACCGCCACAGGCAACGAGAGCACCTTTTCGATCGATACACAGGGTGGCTCGGCATTCGGAAGCTCTGTCTGGCTGAACGGAACCTACCTCGGTTCTTGGACTGGGCTCTATGTTAACTCCGACTACAACGCCACCTACAAATTGCCTCAACTCCAGGCAGGCAAGTCGTATGTAATCACCGTCGTGATCGACAACATGGGCCTCGAGGAGAACTGGACcgttggtgaggatgagatgaagacCCCGCGTGGTATCTTGAACTTCCTGCTTGCTGGGCGTCCGGGCAGTGCCATCAGCTGGAAGCTGACCGGAAACCTCGGCGGTGAAGACTACGAAGACAAGGTTCGCGGTCCTCTGAACGAGGGTGGTCTCTACGCTGAGCGCCAAGGCTTCCACCAACCCGAGCCTCCCAGCGGGAACTGGAAGTCTTCCAGCCCTCTTGAGGGACTTTCCGAGGCAGGCATTGGTTTCTACAGCGCCAAGTTTGACCTTGACCTCCCCAAGGGCTGGGATGTGCCACTGTTCCTCAACATCGGCAACAGCACTACGCCATCCCCGTACCGCGTGCAGGTCTACGTCAACGGATACCAGTATGCTAAATACATCAGCAACATCGGACCTCAGACCAGCTTCCCTGTCCCTGAGGGAATTCTGAACTACCGTGGAACGAACTGGTTGGCGGTTACTCTGTGGGCTCTTGACTCGGCTGGCGGCAAGTTGGAAAGCTTGGAATTGAGTTACACCACTCCGGTGCTAACTGCTCTTGGAGAAGTCGAGTCGGTTGACCAGCCCAAGTACAAGAAGCGGAAGGGTGCATACTAG
- a CDS encoding uncharacterized protein (COG:S;~EggNog:ENOG410PJS5;~InterPro:IPR023213,IPR003480;~PFAM:PF02458;~go_function: GO:0016747 - transferase activity, transferring acyl groups other than amino-acyl groups [Evidence IEA]), which yields MNAQPNHAVPPSKLPQSLVMSATISTKQVQVISRHPLQCASETAVSVLESPFELGPLDHMVLPFVPVDAVFVYRKPIPDANADDNALIEVGRLLRALALVLDYYPHLTGRLHFDPRSHRPKIVSLGLGAELLEARCSLRLDDIKSKSNRLLLTDLPDSGNALLPPFDSTIEGVCRDPILAIQHTRFACGSVALGIRIHHIACDACGFFQFARDLAQLYRALGPSGRDGNVVGTPILSPPPEIRSYLRDPGSMTSEERESALQSNQTTYYLVDDPGTSSNTEPSTAANKPAPPPVLGRVLRFSSQKLQELKAQATDPNGQDWISTNDALVAYLYQLTYRARLQHLIAQGVPETTAFNQLSTGIFSSIDMRGPTRLNLPPRYFPNCVYGAYMYLQPQTLAHGPLWRVAKAFHDMSHGVTPEQMKQNTQWLAIQPDKSRIRMNFDFNGSFTTSQWCKFDMYVGTDFDVDQHGNAIPPVVVSRPFTDISRVDGLAMVMASEEQVYRFMNTSPSSKGQCAVYVNYTVSEPVWAYLDQDVEFEEICCS from the coding sequence ATGAAcgcccaacccaaccacgCTGTCCCACCCTCGAAACTACCCCAAAGCCTAGTCATGTCTGCGACTATATCTACAAAGCAAGTCCAGGTCATTTCACGACATCCGCTGCAATGTGCAAGTGAAACAGCTGTTTCCGTACTGGAGTCACCATTCGAACTAGGACCCCTAGATCATATGGTCTTACCATTCGTGCCTGTGGATGCTGTCTTTGTTTACAGGAAGCCCATACCAGACGCGAACGCAGACGATAATGCTCTGATCGAAGTTGGCCGTCTCCTAAGAGCGCTTGCTCTTGTGTTGGATTACTACCCACATCTAACAGGCCGTCTGCACTTCGACCCTAGGAGCCATCGCCCCAAGATTGTCAGTCTTGGTTTGGGAGCAGAGCTGCTTGAAGCGCGATGTAGCCTACGACTAGATGACATCAAGAGCAAATCCAACCGCCTTCTCCTCACTGACTTGCCGGATTCTGGAAATGCTCTACTGCCGCCCTTCGACTCGACGATAGAGGGTGTATGTCGAGATCCGATCTTGGCCATACAACATACTCGCTTCGCCTGTGGGAGTGTCGCCCTCGGTATCCGTATACATCATATTGCCTGTGATGCCTGTGGATTCTTTCAATTTGCACGCGACTTGGCACAGCTTTATCGTGCTCTTGGGCCTTCCGGACGAGATGGGAATGTTGTAGGGACACCTATCCTTTCTCCGCCACCAGAGATCCGCTCCTATCTTCGAGATCCGGGTTCCATGACATCGGAAGAGCGCGAATCTGCACTCCAATCAAACCAAACAACATACTACCTAGTTGATGATCCCGGCACAAGCTCCAATACTGAGCCCTCCACTGCAGCAAACAAACCAGCACCACCTCCAGTCCTCGGCCGGGTTCTACGATTCTCCAGTCAGAAGCTCCAAGAACTCAAAGCGCAAGCAACAGATCCCAATGGACAGGACTGGATATCAACCAATGACGCTCTAGTCGCCTACCTATACCAACTCACCTATCGTGCCCGACTCCAGCACCTAATCGCACAAGGAGTACCCGAAACCACCGCGTTCAACCAACTCTCCACCggtatcttctcttccatcgaCATGCGCGGTCCAACCCGTCTCAACCTCCCACCCAGATACTTCCCCAACTGCGTATACGGCGCATACATGTACCTTCAGCCCCAGACACTGGCCCATGGGCCCCTTTGGAGAGTCGCAAAAGCCTTCCACGACATGTCACATGGCGTAACACCAGAGCAAATGAAACAAAACACACAATGGCTTGCAATCCAGCCAGACAAGAGTCGAATTAGAATGAACTTCGACTTCAACGGCAGCTTCACCACCTCGCAGTGGTGCAAATTTGACATGTACGTGGGGACCGACTTCGATGTGGATCAGCATGGCAATGCAATCCCGCCGGTTGTTGTTTCTCGGCCGTTCACGGATATCTCTCGGGTGGATGGTCTGGCTATGGTCATGGCTTCTGAGGAGCAGGTTTACCGTTTCATGAACACTAGCCCATCGAGTAAGGGTCAATGTGCTGTTTATGTGAACTATACGGTGAGTGAGCCGGTATGGGCTTATTTGGATCAGGATGTGGAGTTTGAGGAGATATGTTGTTCCTAA